In the Oryzias latipes chromosome 9, ASM223467v1 genome, one interval contains:
- the LOC101172416 gene encoding ras-related protein Rab-27B yields MVDWDYDYLIKLLALGDSGAGKTTFLHRYTDNKFHRRFTTTVGIDFREKRVVYVGTGADGASERSFRVHLQLWDTAGQERFRSLTTAFFRDAMGFLLMFDLTNQQSFVNVRNWMSQLQANAYCDSPDVVLVGTKADLKDMRNVHARQARELAERYGIPYFETSALTGAGVDQAVTTLLNLVMKRMEQGAYGSEPNGSHSCSREVEEAPVRRRCAC; encoded by the exons ATGGTGGACTGGGACTACGACTACCTGATCAAGCTGCTGGCGCTGGGCGACTCCGGCGCGGGGAAGACCACCTTCCTGCACAGGTACACCGACAACAAGTTCCACCGCAGGTTCACCACCACGGTGGGCATCGACTTCAGGGAGAAGAGGGTG GTGTACGTTGGGACGGGGGCCGATGGGGCGAGTGAGAGGAGCTTCAGGGTCCACCTCCAGCTGTGGGACACGGCGGGACAGGAGAG GTTCCGCAGCCTCACAACGGCGTTCTTCAGGGACGCCATGGGCTTCCTGTTGATGTTCGACCTGaccaatcagcagagctttgTGAACGTCAGGAACTGGATGA GTCAGCTGCAGGCCAACGCGTACTGCGACAGCCCAGATGTGGTGCTGGTGGGCACTAAGGCAGACCTCAAGGACATGAGGAACGTCCACGCCAGACAGGCTCGAGAGCTGGCAGAGCGATACGG CATCCCTTACTTTGAGACCAGCGCGCTGACAGGAGCGGGTGTGGACCAGGCCGTTACCACCCTGCTCAATCTGGTGATGAAGAGGATGGAGCAGGGGGCGTACGGCTCGGAGCCCAACGGCAGCCACAGCTGCAGTCGTGAGGTGGAGGAGGCTCCTGTCAGGAGGAGGTGCGCCTGCTGA